The genomic region AGAGTCGATAAAAAATGCAGGTAGGCTTATACAAGAAGGTAACGCACAGGCTGTAAAGCTAGAAGGTGGAATTGAAATTATCGATAAAGTTGAGGGTATAATTAACGCTCAAATACCTGTAATGGGTCATCTTGGCTTGACTCCTCAATCGGTAAATATCGTTGGAGGGTATAAGGTTCAAGGTAAATCAGAAAAACAGGCTCAAAAGTTAATAGATGATGCACTAGCTTTAGAGAAAGCAGGCGTGTTTGCTATCGTATTAGAGTGTGTACCTGCTGAACTAGCTGAAATTGTAAGTGAAAAACTTAAAATCCCTACTATAGGCATTGGCGCAGGGAATAAAGCAGACGGCCAAATCTTGGTATATCAAGACATGCTTGGAATGTATAGTGATATGGCTCCAAAGTTTGTTAAACAATATGCTAACGTCGGTGGGCAAATGGAAACAGCTGTAAAAGATTATATAGAAGAAGTTAAAGAATCCAATTTTCCTCAAAAAGAGCATTCGTTTACCATAAAAGAAGATGTTCTAAAAAAGCTTTACTAATATTAGCGGAGGTTTAACATGAAAATCATTAATTCAATTCATGATATGCAGACATTTTCTCAGCAACAAAAGTCAGACGGAAAAAAAATCGGCTTTGTTCCTACAATGGGATTTTTGCATAAAGGGCACTTAAGTTTAGTTGAAGAAGCAAAGAAAAGAAATGAGATTGTAGTAGTAAGCATATTTGTTAATCCTACTCAGTTTGGCGAGGGTGAAGACTTCGATATTTACCCAAAGGATTTCGAAAGAGACAAGGAAATGTTAGAAAATATGGAGGTAGATGTTATTTTCTATCCGACTGTTGACGAGATTTACCCTAAGTCTTATAATACTTATGTTGATGTTTATGGGGTGACCGATAAGTTGTGTGGCGCTTCAAGACCGGGTCATTTTAGAGGGGTTACTACAGTAGTATCTAAGCTCTTTAATTGTGTACTTCCCGACAATGCATATTTTGGTTTAAAGGATGCACAACAGGTTGTTGTTATCTCTAAGATGGCAAGGGAACTTCATTTCCCTGTAAATATAGTCCCATGTCCCATAGTTAGAGAATCCGATGGATTAGCATTAAGTTCTCGAAATGTAAATTTGACAAAAGAGCAGAGAGAGCATGCCACTGTACTTTATAAATCGTTAAAAAAGGCAGAGGAAATGATAGAGGATGGTTGTTTAGATGCAAATCAGATTAAACAAGTTTTAAAGGATGAAATAACAACTTATCAAGAGGCTAGGCTTGATTATATAGAGGTTGTGGATTTTGATACACTTGAAGATGTAAAAACTATACAGGGTAAAACCCTGCTAGCTTTGGCAGTTAAAATCGGCAAAGTTAGACTGATAGATAATTTAATAGTGGAGGTGTAAATACTATGTTACTAACAATGTTTAAATCAAAAATTCATAAAGCAACTGTTACGGAAGCGGATTTGAATTATGTAGGAAGTGTTACTATTGATTCAGATTTGATGAAAGCTGCAAATATACTTCCTCACGAAAAAGTACAGATTGTTAATAATAACAATGGTGCCAGACTAGAGACATATGTTATAGAGGGGGAGCCAGGCAGTAAGGTTATATGTTTAAATGGTGCAGCAGCTAGGCTAGTTCAACCAGGAGATAACGTAATCATTATTTCTTACTGTCAAGTTGATGAAAATCAGGCAAAGGCCCACGAGCCTACTATTGTTTTCGTTGACGAAAAAAACAACATCCAAACTGTAGAAAATGGTGAAAAGCACGGCGAAAAAAGATAGCTAATAAACTCAAAAAAGTATCCAGCAGGATACTTTTTGTTTGTTACTGTTTGAATTTAGGTGGCACAATTAACCAGTCTTTTTTCTTCATAAGTTTTAAAAGATTTCTTCCGGAATCAACACACTGAGAATGGAATTTAACAAATTGGGTAGCAAGATCTTCGCGAGTAAAAGATGCCATGGCACCACTAAGACCAATTAGCCCACCTTTTATTTCACCTGTCAAATATTGAGCAATCTCAATATCCTCATAAAAAGATCCTGCAGGAAGATCACCTTTAATGCTTGGTTTTGAACTAAAAGAATTTTCCAAGGAAATCCCCTCTTGTTCTAGCATTGACTCCATTTGTTCGAGAATAGGGGCATCCACCTTATTAATTTTTGTAGTTAAATATTTCTTCAAATCTTCATCCTTGGCGTGATTTAACATAATTTTGTTAGCGTTTATAGTGAGTTTCATTGTCATTGCACTTTCCCAAAGGACTGTTGCCTCCATAATATTTAAAGGGTCTTTACTCAAACTGTCTCTCTCCTTTTACGGTATTTTGTTTTAGTTTAACCTAAAATAAAAAGAACTATTTATCGCAGAGTCAACTGGCTTTAGACCTTAGCAGTTTGTAAAAAAGCCCATTAATAAAATTTAGGAGCCAAGAGCTAGTAAAAGCTAAATTTGGTGTTAGAAAGGCAACACTCACTGATGGACTTTCACTTTATTATTACATATTGTCTTGATGTTAAGTTTTGGATTGTTTTCTGTTATAATAGTTAATAGTCGTAGATAATTTCAAAATGAAGACTTTAAAATCAAACAAATAATCTAACCCCTTTTGTTAAAGGTTAGGTTAAAGAAAAAGTGGTTATCTGTAAAGGTAGAAAAGTTTTGTAGCACCAAGTTAGGTTGGGGAGGGATAGAATTATGGAAAGCTGTGGATGTAGTCAGTGTACTCAACAATATTGTTCTAAAAAGGTATCTATATTTCAAGGTCTAAACATAGAATACTTATCAAAAATAAGCTCTAAAGTAAATCATAAGACATTTAAAAAAGGCGAAGTCATTTTTATGCAAGGTGATACAACACAAAATCTATATATAGTTAATAGTGGGAAGATAAAAATCTTTAAAGATACCCCCTCAGGAAAGGAACAGATTTTATATATCCTATCCGATGGCGATACCATAGGTGAGCTAAGTCTTTTGAAAAAAGAAACAATAAATTACAGTGCGGTGGCTATGGAGAAAACTCGGGTTTGTGTACTGACAGGTCATCATTTTCAGGAAGTCATTACTCAAAACCCTGACATCATAGTCAAGGTGATGGAAACAGTTGGGGATAGACTGCAAAAGGTAGAAAGCTTAGTACAAAGCTTAGGCACAAAAGATGTAGAGGCAAGGCTTGCTCAAACTTTAGCTAGCTTAGCAGAAGAATTCGGTACAGTTAATAATTCCGGGATCAAACTAACCCTTCCTATGTCTAGGGAAGAACTATCTAACTATGTTGGAGTGGCTAGAGAGACTATAAGCCGAAAGCTTGGAGTGCTACAAGACGCAGGACTTATAGAGCTAATTTCAAATAAAAAAATTATTATTAAAGACTTAGAAAAGCTTAAAAAACATTCTTCCCAAGAATAGGGGGATACAAATGTCAGATAAAGTTATTATAGATTGGGATAAGGAAGAACAAAAAATCGAAGAAGAATATAAAAAAAAGATGAACCAATTAAAGCAGCGAAAAAAAGAAAGCCAAATGGTAGGAACTATTTTGGCTAAAGGAGTACTTCCGGTTTTGGTGATGGAGGTCGTCTCTCGTAGTCCTAAAAATGGCAACGAAATTTCTGTAGAAGTAGGAGAGATTACTGCTGGAAAATGGGTCCCTAGCACTGGAGGAATCTATCCAATACTAAAAAAGATGGAAAAAAAAGGTTATATGGTTTCAAACTGGGATGATCCAGATAAAAGAAACAAAAAAAATTATGAAATTACAGAAACGGGTTTAACAGAACTTGCTAATCAAAGAAATGAACTGCTATCAAGTCTTAAACAAACAAAGTTAATCTTTGAAGGAATTGAAAAATATATTATGTCGGAATAAAGCTGATTCTTAATAAAAGAGTTAGCTTTTTTTTGAACCATAATTACCGGATTTGACATATATTATCACTAGTGATAATATAGATGAAAGTATATCAGTAGTGATAATATATGATAGTGAGGTGTAGGAGTTGAGGTTTAAAATAAAAGAGCCGGTTAGTACATTGACCCATCTTATTACCTGTATCTTAGCAGTTATCGGTACAGTGTATTTGATTACAAATGCCAGAGGGGATGCTGTAAAAGCAATATCCATGGCCATATATGGAGTTAGCTTAATTGCATTATATGGGGCAAGTTCTGCATATCATTGGGTTAAATCAACGGAAAGAGTAGAAAAAACTTTAAAGAAAATAGACCACCTGGCCATTTTTGCTTTAATAGCTGGTACCTATACTCCAGTTTTTATGTATGGACTAGAAGGACCTTGGCGGGTAGCAATGCTTTCTACTATCTGGGGGTTAGCCTTAGCTGGAATGGTAGTAAAGTTCTTTTTCATAAATGTTCCTAGGTGGGTATCTTCGGTTATCTACTTAAGTATGGGGTGGATAGCAATTGTGCCATTTTACCACTTAATTCAAGTTTACGTAACTGAGGTAATTGTACTAATGATTCTAGGTGGTGTGTTCTATTCTGTTGGTGCTATAGTTTATGCAAAAAAATGGTTCGACTTTATACCTAATAAGTTTGGCTTTCACGAAAACTTTCACTTATGGGTGATGGCTGGCAGTATAGTCCATTTTATTATGATAGCGCTATTTATCTTGCCTTTATAACTAATATAACTATAAAACAAAAAAATCACACATTTGCTTATAGCAAATGTGTGATTTTTTTATTCATCTATTTCTTCAAAAAGCTCTTTGCCAACCCCACACTCAGGGCACTCATAATCGTCAGGCAACTTTTCAAAGGGTGTGCCAGGCTCAGCAACACCTTCTTCACCCTGCTTTGGGTCATAAACATACTCGCATACTGTGCAGCGCCATTTCTTCATTATATTCACCTCCATTCTCATCTAAAAAAAGGAAAATATATTCCTGTGGTAAAAAAGTATATCATAAGATAAAATGAATTTAAAGGAAAATATAGCAAAAGGAGAGGTTTTAATTGAATTTAACAAGTTCCAAAATAGCTAATATTGTATCTGGTAAATTAGTCGGGGAAAAAAATATCTCTATTGATTATATATATTATGATGTTTTAAAGCAGGATAATCCTAAAACACCTTTTTTATATATTCCATATATAAATAGTTATAGAAACATAGACAGCACAAATTTTATTTCAAAAATGGCTGCAAAAGGAGCCAAGGGTGTATTGCTAGAAGCAAATCAGCTTAACTTAGTTGAAACCAAAGATTTTTCTTTTTATATAATTGTAAAAGATCTACAAAAAGCAAGCTTGTCGCTGGCGAAATACTATAGGCAAAATCACGAGGGAAAAGTGATAGCAGTAACGGGAAGCTGTGGTAAAACAACTAGTAAAGAAATGATTGATTCGGTGCTTAAGTCAGCAAAAACGAGCTCTCTAAAAACTGTTAGAAATATAAATGGATTTGGTGGGACATCCCATGTCTTGTTTAATGCAAACAAGAAGGATTGGCTAGTAATTGAAGCTGGAGTAAATGGATTAAAAAGACTGCCTTCACTGGCTGAATCTATATCCCCAACCTACTTATTAGTTACAAACATTAGTAACACTCATTTTGATAGACTGAAGAGTCTTAAGGAAGTAGCGTACCATAAGCTTAAACTAGCTTATACCAGCACTCCCCCAGATAAAATAGTCTTAAATGGAGATGATCCCCACTTAAAACATCATATAACGGATAAAACTATAACTTTTGGCTTTGGACTGCAAAATAATTATGTTATAAAAGATATCGTTAGTTTAGGAAAGGAAGGAAGTACTTTTAAAATAAAAAAAGATGAAAAAGAGTTTGCTGTAAAGACCCCTTTACTGGGGAAACATAATGTTTTAAACGCTTGTGGTGTCTTTGCATTAAGTCACAGTATTGGTTTGCCCGTTAAGCACATAGTGTCTGGAATTAAAGCCTTCTCTGGAATCGTACACGAAAACTATGAAACAAGTAAATTAAAGGAAGTTAAAGGTGTTAACTTTTACGATGATACCCAACATTTCAATATTCCTGGACTGAAGTCTGGTTTAGAAACATTCTTTAGCTTAACACCCAATAAAGGAAATGTAATATTAGGATATGATTATAAATTTAACTCTGAAAACTTCAGCTTTAGGGAGCTTCATCTCGCGCTACTTCCATATATTAAAAAAATTAAAACTCTATATCTTATTGGAGATAAATGGCTAGAACACAAGGATTTTGTTTCAGATATAACTAATGACATACAAATAGTATCAGACTGTGAGCAACTTGCAAAATATCTAAAAGAACAACTTAAGCCGGGTGATTTTGTTTATGCTAAGGGAGATTTCCATCAACATTTAAGGAAAATTTTTCATCTTATGGAGGTATATGAAGATGTCAATTGAAAAAAGCCTCGACATTATATACTCATTTTATAACAAAGTAGGAAAAAATGTTCCTCTAGACCTTCACGATAGTGAATTTAGAAACCCTGATTTTACTAAGCAGCTTCTGTGTCGCTGCGATACCAAGTTAGATATAGGAAAAAACATTATTATAGTCGGCAGTAAAGGTAAAGGAAGCACAGCGGAAATACTTGCTGAAATTTTAAAAAGACATGGGGCTAGAGTTGGCTTGTTTAAAAGTCCTCATTTGGTAGATTTTAAGGAACGAATCCAGGTAAATGGCCAAAAAATAAGCGCAGAAGATTTTAATAGACTGACAACACAGCTAAAAGAACCTATAAATAATGTAGGAAGTAACATAAGCTGGCCAGGTTACTTAGGGCCAAATGCCATTTTATTGGCTATGGCCTTAAATTATTTTAACGAGCATCAAACTGACTATAACATTTTAGAATCTGGAAGGGGTGGGGAGTATGACGACACCTTTATGCTGGGAAGGAACATAATCTTTACCCCCATTTTTTTGGAACACAAATATAGGCTAGGAAAAACAATAAAAGATATAGCTCAAACCAAAATAAATGCACTGAACACAAAAACAACTAACGCCATATGTTCAAAACAAGTAAATGATGTGGTACTCCCACTGTTTAAAAAAAAGGCACATGAGCATAACATAAGCTCGAAGATATTCGAGCAAGACTTTAGGGTGTCCAGTGTTAAACACAATAAAACCTACACCGAAGCGAGCTTGGAAATCGAAAAGGAAATATATAATCTTAACTTTCCTCATATTCCACTATATATTATGGAAAACTTTGCAAATGCTGCAGCAGCAGCTCGCTTTTTTTGTGAAATGGATTTAAATGAAAAAAAGCTAAACGAGATGTCACACAATCTAACCCTTGACGGTCGGTGTGAAGTAATGACAGTTGAAGATAAGACCTTTATTTTCGACGGGTTGGTAAGTAGTGAATCTGCTAGGGAAGTTAGTTTATTTATAGATTCATTACCCACAAAGGGAAAAAAAGGTTGCTTGTTAGCTTTGCCAAAAGACAAAGATTTAGAAGGAGTAGTTGATGTACTTAAGTCTAAGTTTGATCTTTTAATTTTAACAAAGGCCAGCAAAACCCAATATCCATTTGAAAACACTATTTCAAGCTATAATGATATTTTAGTATCGGACAACCCAACAGATGGGCTAAAGACGCTATATAATAACAAAATAACTAACATATGTGTCTTTGGTACCCAATCTTTGTTAGGAGAAGTAAAAAAATATATTCAAACATGTTGACAATATTTATAATGGAATGTATAATTTAATCAAGAACAGTTACTAATAGCATTTAATATTATTATTTAATAAGCATCTAATATTACATAAAATATAATTAACTAAAAAAGAATAAAAAACTTGGAGGGATACATAATGGATAAAAAAACATTAGAAAATTTAAAGGAAGCATTTGCAGGTGAATCACAAGCTAATAGAAAATACTTAGCTTTTTCAAAGCAAGCAGAAAAAGAAGGACACAAAAATGCTGCAAAAATGTTTAAAGCTGCAGCCTTGGCAGAAACAATTCATGCCCATTCCCACCTAAAGGCTATGAATGGTATCAATAGTACCGAAGAAAACCTTAAAGAAGGTGTAGAAGGGGAAACATTTGAGTTTGAAAAAATGTATCCAGAAATGGTAAAAAGAGCAGAAGAAGTTGGAGAAAAGCAAGCAGCTAGATCATTTAAGTTTGCCATGGAAGCAGAGAAAGTACATGCTAACCTTTATCAAAAAATGCTAGATAATCTAGAATCAGGCGAAGAGTTTACCTTCCACCTTTGTACAATATGTGGAAATGTAGAACTAAAACCAGTTGACAAGTGCTTTATATGTGGCGCTGGTTCAAAAGCATTTGAAATAGTAGAATAGTCCCCCCTAGAGTAGTTGGTTATAGCCAGCTGCTCTTTTTTTAGTTTAATAAAGAACAAGTGCAATAATATCCTTAACTAAGTTGTTTTATAATTAAGGAGGGTCTGAAATGTCATTTTTAAAAATGCTGCTACCTATATTTCTGCTTGTAACTTTTACTGGCTGTTCGAACACGTATAGTATAGAAAGTTTGAAGGTTGATTTAGAGGAAAAGGGTTATATTGTTAGTTCTTATGAGACTGAGGAGTTTTTTATCCCAACAAAAACGAAAAGGTTGAAAGTTAACGAGGAAACTTTATACATTTATATGTTCCGCAGTAAATTAAAGATGGAAACAGCAGCAAGTCAAATTGACCCAAATGGTGCTCACTATACTTCAGGGTCCAAAGTAAAATCTGTTAGTTGGGTGAAGCCCCCTAGCTTTTATAAAAGAGGAAGGATTATAGTTCAATATTTTGGAGAAGATGAGAAAGTAATTTCAGACTTAACGGACATACTAGGGGAACAATTCGCTGGAGTCAAAAAATGATTGATGTTAATTTAAAAAAGCGCTACGTTTCAAAACGTAACGCTTTTTTAAACTAACACTTTCACTTTATTCAAAATTATATACAATAGATATAAAAGACAAAAATATCATTTATATTACGATTGTCTTAAATTTATATTCATGATATAATTAGAGTGCCGAAGTAAATAAAGGGGGTACATATATGGGAAGATTTAGGTATTTGAAAAGTTTTTTTAAGCAATATAAGTGGTATTATGCATTTGGAATCTTTTGGTTACTTGTTGTAAATGGTATCCAGATGTTTGTGCCTAGATTATTAGGTAATATAACAGATCAGTTAGCAGAGGGACTACTAGATGGCTCAGATTTAGTTAGATATGCAATAATTTTAGCTAGTATTGGTCTTCTTATGGGAGTTAGTAGAGCTTTGTGGAGAATATATATTACAGGTTCTGCTAGGAGGCTGGAATACTTTATAAGAACAAAGCTGTTTTTACATCTGCAAAAGCTGTCTCCAAGCTACTTTAATAGGATGAAAACAGGCGACATAATGGCGCACGCAACAAACGATATTAACGCAGTAAGGATGGCGTTTGGCGGCGGTATAATTATGATGACAGACGCTATTGTTTTAACTGTGATAACCACAATTTTAATGCTTGCACAAGTAGGATGGCAGTTAACTTTAATCGCTATGGTGCCTTTGCCATTTTTGGCTTTAGGCGTTGTCTCCTTTGGGAAAGTCATTCATAGAAGGTTTAAAAGGGTTCAAGCCGCCTTTTCTTCTATGACAGAGTCGGTGCAAGAAAATCTATCAGGGATTAGAGTGGTAAAGGCATTTGTACAAGAAGATGAGGAGATAAATAGGTTTAAAAAATCGGCCCAAGAGCATGTAGATAAAAACATTCATTTGATTAAAATATGGGGAGTACTACAACCGTTAGTACAAGTAATCTCGACTTTGAGCGTAATTTTGATAATTATGTTTGGTGGTATCGCCGTTATTAACGGAGATATTTCAATTGGTGACTTTGTAGCTTTCAACACTTACTTGACCCTGCTGATTTGGCCGATGATGGCTATTGGGCACGTTATAAACGTATTGCAGCGTGGCCGCGCTTCAATGGACAGGTTAAACACAATTCTAGATGAAGAGCCAGATATATATGATGGCGATAACGCCTTAGATGTTGATGTAAAAGGTGATGTAGAGATTAAGGACCTGACATTTAAATATGAAGACGGAACGGAAGCTTTAAAAAATATAAACTTAAAAATAAAAAGAGGAGAAACCTTAGCTATTATTGGCAGGACAGGGAGTGGAAAGACAACTTTAGTGAACTTATTACTTAGATTAGCGAATCCACCTAGAGACACAGTTTTTATAGATGGTGTGGATATAAACGATATAAAGTTGAAGCCTTTGCGTGAAAGTATTGGGTATGTACCACAAGATAACTTCTTGTTCTCAACAAATATTTCGGGAAATATAGCCTTTGCATTAAAAGACTACGAGCAAAAGCAAGTAGAGGAAGCGGCAAAGTTTGCTCATGTTTATGACAATATCATCGAGTTCCCGCAAAAGTTTGACACCATGATGGGAGAACGTGGGGTAACATTATCTGGAGGCCAAAAGCAAAGAGTTTCTATTGCAAGAGCAATAATAAAGGATCCCAACATTCTTATATTAGATGATAGCTTATCTGCTGTTGATACCCAAACGGAAGAAGAAATTCTAAGGCAGTTAAAAGATATCATGAAAAGCAGAACCAGCATAATAATTTCCCATCGCGTTTCTACTGTTAAAGATGCAGATGAAATCATTGTAATGGATGATGGTGAAATAGTGGAGCGTGGAAATCATGAAGAGCTTGTGGATAAAGATGGGCTTTACGCTAACCTACACTATAAGCAACAATTAGAAGAAAAACTAGGAAGCGCATAAAGGGGGGAAAGATATGGCTAATAAGAGTTTTCATGAAGAGGAAATGTTAGGAAAAGCTTATGACGGTCGGCTGATGAAAAGATTACTTAAGTATGCAGCACCATATTGGAAAGCATTTTTGGTATCTATTTTGATGTTGGCCCTTGTAACAGGGATAGAGATTGCTCGTCCATATATCGTTGCCTTAGCTATTGACGACTATATTTTTACATCCCCCATGGTAGCTTTTGAGCAGGGGGAAGAGCCTAAGGACGGAATTCAGTATAATAACAAAACATTTATAAAAGAGCGGCACTTAGATGAAGAGTACCCAGGCAGGCCCAGATACCAAATAATGGTTTATGAAGGTGAAAACTATCTAGTGCCATCGACGTTTGAAAGAGAAGAATTTACTATTGAAGAAAGACAGGGACAGGTTTTCTTTATAAATGAACACGGAGAGTTCACTGGTGATCTAATGGATGACCAGGTTTACCAAACCTTTCGGGAATATGATGTCGATGGGTTGATTAGACTAGGAACTATATTTTTAGTTGTTGTGTTACTTGGGTTTGGAGTTAACTACGCTCAGATTTATATTTTACATCGTACCGCCTTTAGGATTATTTATAATTTGAGGGTGGATATATTTTCCCACCTACAAAAGCTAAACTTAGGCTTTTTTGATAAAAGTCCAGTTGGAAGGTTAGTTACTCGTGTAACTAATGACACAGAAACTCTCAATGAAATGTTTGTCGGAGTCATGGTTAATGCTTTTAAAGATATATTTATGTTGATAGGTATTATAGTCGTAATGTTTAGCCTTGATGTACAGCTGGCCTTAATAGTTATGGCTGTACTACCTGTAGTGTTTATATCCAGCATAATATTTAGAATTAAAGCAAGGCAAGCGTATCGGGATGTACGCACAAAGCTTGCTAGGATAAACGCAAGCATTGCAGAAAACATCTCTGGTATGAAAATTGTACAGATATTTAAACAAGAAAATAAAAAGTTCAAAGAGTTTGACGATATTAACCAAGGACACCTTAAAGCTTCTTTAAGGGAAGTGAAAGTGTTTGCCATATTTAGACCGTTTATAGACGTTCTACACTATTTAGCGCTAGCACTTATAATTTGGTGGGGTGGTGGTTCAGTTATTCAAGGGGCCATACAGTTTGGTGTGCTATATGCGTTTATAAACTATATAAAGATGTTTTTCCAGCCAATAAATGCAATTACAGAGAAATATAATATACTGCAATCTGCCATGGCATCGTCGGAAAGAATATTTCAGCTTTTAGATACAGAGCCTGAAGTAGTTAACCCTGAAAAGTCAAAAGAGTTAAGGGAAGTAGATGG from Proteinivorax hydrogeniformans harbors:
- a CDS encoding ABC transporter ATP-binding protein, whose translation is MANKSFHEEEMLGKAYDGRLMKRLLKYAAPYWKAFLVSILMLALVTGIEIARPYIVALAIDDYIFTSPMVAFEQGEEPKDGIQYNNKTFIKERHLDEEYPGRPRYQIMVYEGENYLVPSTFEREEFTIEERQGQVFFINEHGEFTGDLMDDQVYQTFREYDVDGLIRLGTIFLVVVLLGFGVNYAQIYILHRTAFRIIYNLRVDIFSHLQKLNLGFFDKSPVGRLVTRVTNDTETLNEMFVGVMVNAFKDIFMLIGIIVVMFSLDVQLALIVMAVLPVVFISSIIFRIKARQAYRDVRTKLARINASIAENISGMKIVQIFKQENKKFKEFDDINQGHLKASLREVKVFAIFRPFIDVLHYLALALIIWWGGGSVIQGAIQFGVLYAFINYIKMFFQPINAITEKYNILQSAMASSERIFQLLDTEPEVVNPEKSKELREVDGSIEFKDVWFAYNEGEWVLKDVNFKVNPGETVAFVGATGAGKTSIINLISRFYDIQKGEILIDGVNVKDVDQEELRKNIGVVLQDVFVFSGDIKSNIKLNNEHIDDDKIKEIAETIYADSFIEKLPDGYDQKVQERGSTLSAGQRQLLAFARALAFDPSILVLDEATANIDTETESIIQDALEKLQEGRTTIVVAHRLSTIQNADKIIVMHKGKIREIGTHQELLNNGGIYHDLYQLQYKEQLAQ